The Primulina eburnea isolate SZY01 chromosome 18, ASM2296580v1, whole genome shotgun sequence genome segment agagCCTCCACGTTTTCTCGGGTCAAATGACTAATGGTGTATAACCATAATCATAGACTATTCgactcgataagtgataaccacttggaaagccgatggagggttgttcagtccATCATCAAATGATCATCCATATGTATGAATGGGCATCTCTATGCTCTtaccaatgaaaaaaatgacGTTTACATCATAGATACTAGTTTCAAGCTCTAGTGACCTTTAACTTTATTTTAGGCAGGTGAATCGACGTTTGAACCAATTTAGAGTATACAATATGCTTCCTTAtgaatttcatgatcttacgttgaaGAGCAGACCTCATTATACACATTTTATATTCAAAAACTTTATCTATGCACCTTCCATGTGTATATaggtaaaataaatttaataattgaataaagtcttaaaatattattaaaataaatattttttttatataagagTCAATAAAGTTCAAGTTATAAGTTGGTTAACTGGACACTTTTTTTTACGAGAGCTGGACAGTTACTATAACACTTTTATCGTTTTTGGATAGAAATTTTTGAATTTGTGAGAATACTTGatatcaaaattttttaaatgGATGGATTACAAATGACTAAGTATATGTACAAAAATAGATACAATAGATATGAATTGTGTATAAAAATCTCCCTATGGAAAAATTCATATTGCATATGGTACGAAAAGATatgatattaaaaatatatatttatgtcgTATCGAAAATTtcgttataatataattaacatATCGTTTATACCAAAATGATACAGTATACATAAATTTAGATATATTATGAAAACATATCAttttataacaaaaaaaaatcttatatttttttaaattttagctttatcatttaaaaatattatatatttttaaaatttatatatattattttgatatttCAATATACacagaaaattttcaaatttcatataACCAATATTTAATGTAACAATTCAAATAACATAACtcaaaattcaaaactaaaCAAAATGTTTGCAAATGTATAAGACAAGCCATTTAGTTATACAGCCAATTTGAAAGTTCCTAAACAATTTCCAACAGTTGAAAAGTAAAATATACCGAGCCACACGGAAACCAGAGACGTAAAACATAGAAATCCAGAACCGGACAAAACAGCACTATCAAGATTTATGCCTTGTTAGCAATGTTGTTAGAGAGCCAATCGAGTCCCTCGTAAAGCCCCTCCCCAGAGGTAGCACAGGTGCTCTGAATATACCTGGACACAAAGATAAcataattttaaagaaaacgCTGTCGGTATCTTAGAATAACAGATGATCGAAGCAACTAGATCGAGAGTGTTTTACCAGTGGCGCTGCCTGAGAGAGTGCAAGCCAAGCTTGTCAGTTATTTCAGCAGCATTCATTGCATTAGGAAGATCTTGTTTGTTAGCAAATACAAGTAAGACTGCATCTCTCAGCTCGTCCTGAAAAAATGGGGCCAAAATTCGAGCAAAATGATCAGAAGTTGCTTTGATTATTAACTTGAAGGCAGAGTAATAAAAGTATAAAACTCAGAAATCTTATTGGCTAAGATGAAACCGCTTCATGGAAAGAGTCCCACAAAAGGCAGGATTTTTTTGTACCCACCCACCTACCCCTAGGTAAAACATTACTATTGCAAGGAAACAAAAATTGATATGTTCGTTAAAATGACTCATAAAACATTACTATTGCAAGGAAACAAAAATAGGAATGTCCATTAAAATGGCGCATTTATGGGCTTCATTTTTGTCACTTAACTCTACCAAAGGAAGTTAATACACAGTAAATTCATTGTCATTGAAGTGCATCATAACAGGGGAAAGCCTTCTAGATCAGGATGCTAAGCAGTTAAACTAGTTAATCATGCACTTTATGCAGTATTGTTTTTAAAGGCCAAGATCATAATGGCATTTGCAgtgatatatttaaataaatagttcAAGTTTTATCCATGAATGTAAGTGTAACATTGTTTAAAcaaacaaaaactataaatcTCTTGTTTATTACCTAGAGTATTTAACATAGTAGACGATACAATTACAAATAACCAGCAGTCCAGCACTGATCTTAGCCCTTAAGAAGCAGAAATGTTGAAAAGATCAGCCTTTAATTTCTATTCCAACCAATCACCATGACCATGAAGCATGAAATACAGCCATAAGATTTAACATAAAATTCTGGTCAAGCAAACTGCAGGAAAACAAATCCCCCAAATGTTCATCTACTTCCCTAATAGAATGCTGAAAAGCAAGAATGTTGAGCCTCAACGATTGTTTGATGTTTTACTTATTGAAACAGActggaaaaagaaaaagattgTCACCTCATTCAACATCCTATGCAGTTCATCCCTTGCCTCCACAACACGGTCTCTGTCATTGCTATCTACCACAAATATGAGACCCTGAGTGTTTTGGAAGTAGTGCCTCCACAGTGGACGAATCTGTCAAAGAaattaaacaaaacaaggacTCTTTTGTCACTTGATGCACAAATAATCAATCATTATGTGAAATAAAAATGGCCCACAAAAGGACAGTAAGTGTTGAAGTTTCTttacttaaataaaaaataaacaaatagagTGGTAAACAAAAAACTAAACATAAGGCTCACCTTGTCCTGACCTCCAACATCCCAAACTGTGAAGCTGATGTTCTTGTACTCAACAGTCTCCACGTTGAAACCTGAAAATAGAACGTGAGCCCCATAACGTTAACAACAAATAGAAGTTGAGCTTAAAAGCAAAAGATAAAATGGGGATAAACCGGATAGGATGCTAAAGAAGGTCATGATAACTGAAAGATACAGCAACATTCAAATTGCAGAATCAAGGGCCATACCAATTGTAGGAATAGTAGTCACAATCTCCCCGAGCTTGAGCTTGTACAGAATGGTTGTCTTACCAGCAGCATCAAGACCAACCATCAGAATTCGCATCTCCTTCTTGGCAAAAAGCCGACTAAAGAGCTTAGTGAATGTCAGCCCCATTTTTCTTTCTTGCCTTTGATCCCTAAAACCATTATTGCACAAATagattcaaaaaataataatataaaaagatagATATGCAAATGCACGAATCAGGACAGCAAAAATAATGTGCAATGGAAACATGTTGATGTCTTCACACAAATTCCAAAGATGAAATCCTGATTAGATGCATTGAGATGACTGAAGAACGATTTACAGCAACCTTACTCTTTGTGTTCAATTAAACATCTTGGTAATATGAAAACTTTTTATGCCTAACAGATTTATCCATACCTAAAGGAAATCAACACACAAAGACCAAAATAAACTTCTTACTAATTGGCCATGCATTAAAATTCACGTAAATTTTCAATAATTGAAAATACTTTGCGTCTTACATGTTGTCATTgaatcaatcatatatcatattaaTTATCAAGCATTAAGTAACAATGAAAAAATTACAAACTAGAAATGCGCATCGAGCACCTATCATTTTGATTTTAGGCTCCATGAAATTAAAGGCCCACATCACGCATAAAATCATATTCGAAAACAGATTAAAACTAAGAAAACAGAAATTAAAAATTCAAGAAACTGGCCGAGCTAGAGCTCACAAAATCGAAAATTTCACCATAATTTTTAGCGGATCAACAGATCCACAAGCAAAATCAGATATTTTCCACAATCTCCTCTGTAAAAAAAGGATTTCAACTTCACAAAACAATTTACCGAGATCCTCAAGGTAAAATCTTCAGATCAGACCAGATCAGACCACAACAAAACCAAAATCTAACACCACCAACCGCACATTCTCAAAATCCACAAAAAAATTCAGTGGATCCATACGAAAAAATGCTTCATTTCAATCAAATCCTCCACGTCAGAACAAAAAACACCAAAATTCCACACCGTATACCacaaatctaaacatgaaatCAACAAAAAATACATCAAACAGCGAATCcatgaaaatcaatcataaaTTCGCATGCGATTCAGATTTCTCCTCACCGGAAAGTACAGATCTGGCGAAGTGCTGGAGAGAGAACGTGGAGAAAGATAAATGGAGCTGCCTAAGGACAACGCGAAGAGATTAATAACTTCTTTTTCTGAGAGAGATTGAGAATCTGTAGCCATTGGTTATTTATATTAATCCCGtgcattattttttatattgtccGAATTGCCCCTCAATGTTTCGTAAAATAACGGCGTTGCCCTTTTGAGAAAGTGGCCGTTGTGACATCACTTCAGGGAATGTATACCGTTGGATATTCACATGCTGGCGGGCGAGTTAGATCTCGCCAcgtcatttatttaatttactaatatttgtttttaccaaattttaatttaatttactaaTTTCGGCCCCGATTTAGATTTTTTGGAGGAGAAATTGTGCACCGTAGATCTCCACGGATTAAGATCGATTGCATGATTCGATAGACGGCTCATTGAAATAAATAGATGTAGATGAACAATATGTAAATTAGTGGATCTTTGACACACTACgcatattaaattttaatattaattataatttatactttatatatacttttgattaaaatgtAAACGGATCGAATCGAGTTGAATATTTAAAAAAGATTTAAGTATCGAATCCGAACTTGACTTGTTGAATACTTCAGCTCAATTCAGGACATACTCACTagaaaaaaattcgaaatttaacTATTTAATATCTAATTAACATATTAAAGTTCAGCTAAATGAGTGGCACTAACTCGCTCGAAAAAATTATAAgctttttgaatttgaaaatttcaaaatacaaataaaatgtTTTGAATTTGGAAAGTTCACGGACCAGTTCTATTTTTTACACTATTTAATCTGTTGTGTATTGTCCTCTCGCAAAGTTCAATTCGATGATAATATTCTTAATCATCGATATATAAACGCTGATTGATTATTCTGATGGACCCGTGAGATAGatatttcaattctttcatggTGACACTGTTGTtagtcccacgtgcggaatttgagataataaaacccgaaaagaaagaataaactggacaccaagatttacgtggaaaacccctaaaaattattcgGGTAAAAACCACGTGCAAGATGAAAataattccactataatattttgtggtgtacaactcactcactgtgtttccaaagagaacacacactctcttaatacaggagaacaaacacctcacaaatattatagaactaagcactcaaatgcttataagatgagagaaaactagaagaagggatgatttcagaatgaaggggggagctctatttatagaaccTCTGTCAGTGTGAAAACGCGTATGAAACGCTTCTTCTGAAATTTCCTCGCTATTTCGTTGCGCGTTTTCTCATTTATTCCCACGTGACTTTGCCTTTCTTCATTTTGCTGCCAGCAGCCTAACTTGACTGGCCCCaccgacatttctcccacttggagatttgattgagaatcaaacacatctccacacatcctttcaatcttgacattccctgctgcttacgttttcgctagaccacttgaggatctacaccactcaaacttatcagtgttcaATGGCTTGGTCAGAAATCAGCTATGTTTTCTTTCatatggatcttctgcatatccacgcttCCTTCTTCTACCATTTCTCGCACAAAatgaaattgtactccaatgtgtttcgtcctggaatgaaaggctggattccttgcgatgtgcaaggcactctgactgtcacaaaacaaaggaacattTTCTTGTTTGTGACCGATCTCTTCCAATAAcattttaatccatattgcctccttgcaagcttgagtagctgccatatattctgcctctgttgtagataatgccacaactgtctgcagttttgaaaccccGCTTACTGCTCCCCTcgcaagtgtaaacacataacaagtagtagatttcctcttatcaaaatcacctgcataatctgaatcgacatagcccctgagtgtaaaatctgatcttccataacataatgcagcattcgagatactcttaatgtatctaaggatcctcttaacagtgctccaatcctctcgtccaggattcaccatataccgactaactgctctcACTGCTCGAGCAATTTCCGGTCTAGTATAGATCATgacgaacatcaaacttcccactgctgatgcatatggtactcgagacatctctatcctctctgcttcactgctaggacacatctcggaggataacttgaagttaacagaaAGAGGGGTCGagattggcttactatcttgcatgttgaagcgttgcaagactttcttcaaataatttctcTGTGAAatccaaatctttctgttacttctatctcaggtgaacttgcatccctagaatcttgtttgctggtcccaagtcctttatatcaaattccctagccaactgtgctttcaatccttggacctgatctttgttcgggcctgctaccaacatgtcgtccacatacaacagtaaaataatataatcatcaccagacctcttgaaatatgtacaagggtctgcactcagtctgttgtatacaaggctcatgatataagaatcaaatctcttgtaccaacacatcggcgcctgtttgagaccgtacagagatttcttcaacctgcaaactaagttctctttgcctatttccgcaaaaccttctggctggagcatatagatttcttcttcaagatctcaaTGAAGAAATGAtgttttcacatctagctgttctagatgtaggtcaaacaccgcacacaatgccagaaccactctgactgttgtaagccgaaccacaggagaaaatatctcattgaagtcaattccttctttctgagcatacccttttaccatcaatctagcacgataccgctccacttggttattgccatcacgcttgatcttataggcccatctgtttccaatggctttcatccctcgtggtagtgtaacaagatcccaagttttattcctgTCTAATGCCTTCAATTCTTCTTGCATTGTTATCATCCACAaagatacatccgagctttgagtagcctcgtggaaactcgatggcttaccatcctctgataatagacaatatgtaatgttgctttcagtgacataatctgaaagccaacatggtggtcttctgtctcgagttgactgcctcacattggaaatctcagactcaacatgttcttgttcttcgtgctctggtactgcttcaaaacaaacttgaccttcgtccgtcttattttccacatgaaaaatagtag includes the following:
- the LOC140819609 gene encoding ADP-ribosylation factor 2; translation: MGLTFTKLFSRLFAKKEMRILMVGLDAAGKTTILYKLKLGEIVTTIPTIGFNVETVEYKNISFTVWDVGGQDKIRPLWRHYFQNTQGLIFVVDSNDRDRVVEARDELHRMLNEDELRDAVLLVFANKQDLPNAMNAAEITDKLGLHSLRQRHWYIQSTCATSGEGLYEGLDWLSNNIANKA